In the genome of Theropithecus gelada isolate Dixy chromosome 19, Tgel_1.0, whole genome shotgun sequence, the window ACCTCAGCGAGATCCTGAGGTCTGCCCCCTCCTCAGGAATGGCCAGGCAGGGAAGAAGGGAGCAGAGCTCGGTCCCAGCATCCCACCACTGCCCCGATGATTCTGAGCGGGTTCCTGGGCTGAAGCCGGGGCCTGTGTTTTCCAAGATTCCTTGGAGAGCCAGCTCCATCCTCTTCCTGATTATCTAAGCTTTGGGCCACGGCAGAAGGAACGGAGTAGGGCGGAAGCGAGCTCTGGAAAGTGGAAAGAGGAGGGTGTGCGAGGAGACCCAAGGCGGGATCCAGGCTTTGGAACGTTGGAGGTTTCCGGCCACAGAGGCAGGGCCTCGGGGGAGCCAAGAGGGGCggggagagacacacacagaggagcaGAGGAGACCAACGGACCGGACAGAGACGaggagagaaacaggaagagagaaactgGGAGAGTCGGGAACCTGGGGGCTAGTGACCTGCACACAGGGCAGGGGCACTCAGCAGTTCCCAGAGgccacccctcccaccccagacATCCAGACATCTGGAACTTTGGGTGCCAAGAGTCCAGCTTAATGCAGGCAGCCTGGCTTTTGGGGGCTTTGGTGGTCCCCCAGCTCTTGGGCTTTGGCCATGGGGCTCGGGGAGCTgagagggagtgggagggaggctggggaggtgCCCAGGAGGAGGAGCGGGAGAGGGAGGCCCTGATGCTGAAGGTGAGCTCTGGAGTGTCAGGGAACTATGGGTGGTGAACTGTGAGCCTGGGAGGGGGTATTGCAAGGTTAGGGAAATGGACAAAAAGGAGCAATTAGGATAGTCtcgcggggtggggggggggtttGGTGATGGGCTCAGAGACaggactcaggaggcagagaatgAGTTAAGAGTTGGAAAGTGGCGCGTGGGGCATCTTGGTGGCAGGCTGGGGCTCAccgcccctcccctgccccagcaTCTGCAGGAAGCCCTGGGACTGCCTGCTGGGAGGGGGGATGAGAATCCTGCCGGAACTGTTGAGGGCAAAGAGGactgggagatggaggaggaccagggggaggaagaggaggaggaagccaCGCCAACcccatcctccagccccagcccctctcccaccCCCGAGGACATCGTCACTTACATCCGTAAGTAACCAGAAGCCCTCACCCCCAAACCCCCAGGCCGCCGCGGTCACTTTAGCAAAAATGAAGGTTCGGTTCCCTGCCGGGTGGTCTTTCAGTTGTCCATTGCCTAGCCCAGAGCCCCCACACCCCTAGGAGCCCCAGGTCCACGACCATGCCTTCTAAGAGCCTGGCGCCACTCGACCCTACCTTCCAGGAGTCCGGGGTCCCCCCACACCGCCACCCCGCCCTCAGGAGCCCTAGGTCGCAGTTCTCCAGATCCTCAGTCCCCCAGCTGCATCTCCAGGCTCCCCCTCCAGCACGATCCCTGTCTGTCCGCAGTGGGACGCCTGGCTGGCCTGGACGCAGGCCTGCACCAGTTGCACGTCCGTCTGCACGCTTTGGACACCCGTGTGGTCGAGCTGACCCAGGGGCTGCGGCAGCTGCGGAACGCGGCGGGCGACACCCGCGATGCCCTGCAAGCCCTGCAGGAGGCGCAGGGTCGCGCCGAGCGCGAGCACGGCCGCTTGGAGGGTGAGTCCACGGCACGCGGGGTGGAAAAAAATGAGACTATTTGGTCAGGTATGGGACTGGTTGAGAAAGTGACCCTAGGTGTCCGGGGCGGGAGAGCTGCTGTGTGCTAGCGGACGGGGTTAGAGAGCTGGGAGGCTGAACGCAGGGAGCAGGGTGGGCACTCCAGAGCCGCGCGGACCCGACTGGGGCAGCACCACGCCCCCTACAGTCCCGCCCCCACCGCCTGACCCCGCCCCTGGCGGACCGGACTCTCCACCTTCTGGCTCCCAAGGTTCTGACCACGCCTCCTCCCAGCCCGCCCTACGAGGTCCTGACCCCGCCTCCCTCCACTCCCGGATGATTTGTCCCCGCCCCCTTCCGGTCCCCGAATGCATAACCCCGCCTCCTTCTCTACCCGGCCCCGCCCACAGGCTGCCTGAAGGGGCTGCGCCTGGGCCACAAGTGCTTCCTGCTCTCGCGCGACTTCGAAACTCAGGCGGCGGCGCAGGCGCGGTGCACGGCGCGGGGCGGGAGCCTGGCGCAGCCTGCTGATCACCAGCAGATGGAGGCGCTCACCCGCTACCTGCGCGCGGCGCTCGCTCCCTACAACTGGCCGGTGTGGCTGGGCGTGCACGATCGGCGCGCCGAGGGCCTCTACCTCTTCGAAAACGGCCAGCGCGTGTCCTTCTTCGCCTGGCATCGCGCACCCCGCCCCGAGCTCGGCGCCCAGCCCAGCGCCTCGCCGCACCCGCTCAGCCCGGACCAGCCCAACGGCGGCACGCTGGAGAACTGCGTGGCGCAGGCCTCTGACGACGGCTCCTGGTGGGACCACGACTGCCAGCGGCGCCTCTACTACGTCTGCGAGTTCCCCTTCTAGCGGGGCCGGTCCCCCGCCTCCCTGCCCATCCCACCAGCCGGCCTTTCCCTGCGCCGTGCCCACCCTCCTGCGAGATCGCCCTTCCCTTCCTGTCCACGGATGGCAGCATCTCCCCCACCCCGCTCCAGGCTGGGCGCTCCTGGGAGGGCTCTTGCGGTGCCGGGACTCCTCCTTGTTAGTGTCCTTCCTTGAAGGGGCGGACACCAGGCTAGGTCCGGTGCCAATAAATCCTTGTGGAATCTGACTTGAGGGGCAGTGAAGGCACTCTTGGACTTTATCTTCTGCAGGGAAAGCCGGGAAGGGCCAGACCCTGGTCTTTGGGCGCGTGTCCTGGCCTTTGGACGCCTGTTCTggtttttaaagatgtaatttgaGCCCCAGATAGAGTGATGGAGAAACACTGgtgcatatgtacacacattcATCTGTTCTGTACACAGATGCCCGGAGTACACGCGTGCAAATGCTGTAGACACCTTCACCTCCATCGTGCCCTCTCTCGGCCTTTGGAACCCAGGGACTGTCAATCGTCCCAGGCCTTGGTCTTGGTCCTGGTCAAAGAGATTTGGGAAACATGAAGGAGCTAAAGGCTCTGACAAGTCCTGCAGGAAAGCctgtttaatttgtttaagtGGTGTGTCTCCAATTTGTTTCCCCAGATGATACGGTTTCATGGAGTTGTTGAGATGATATATTGAGACATGGACTTAAGGACCCACCCAACCCTGAAGCTTAGACTTCCAATTTTCTCTCCTCTGCTTCCAGCCAGTGAAGCCCGGAGCCAGGCCCTTCCCCTCTGCGAGCCTCGGGTTTTTCATCTGAACATGGGCACATTCCCTCCTACTTTGTGCAGCTCTTGGGATGTTCAGGTGAGACCAGGACAGTGTGCATTTAGTGATGGCTGAACTTGAGCCACACGCTACCTTCCTtcctcacccttttttttttttttcttcttttgagacagggtcttgctctgtcgcccaggcggagtgcagtggtacaatcatggcttactgcagcctcaatcttctgggctcaagcagtcctcccaccttagccccccaagtagctgggactacaggtgcaccccaccatacctggctaatttttgtatttttttagagaggtcgggttttgtcatgttgcccaggctggtcttgaactcctgagctcaatgaatatgcccgcctgggcctcccaaagtgctggggatacaggcgtgagccacagcacctggctctcCCTCACCGTTTTCATATCGTTACTCCCTGGGGGCAGTGAAGACACCCAGGAGTCAGCCAGCCTGGGCCTCAGCATAGTGGACAGCTGTTTGGAGGAGAGGCACTTTGGAAATCACCCTAGTACCTCCCCCAAGGTTGGCATCATGGGCGTGACCCTGACATCAGGGAGCCCAGGAATGGGAATGTGACCCTGTCTGTCCTTAACACTctgcctcttcccttccttcagcCATGGCACCACTGCCTAAAGGGTCACCACTGGATCCACAAGGGAGGAGCAAGCCATCAGGGTCAGCTTGGATAGAGGGAAGATCACCCACCCTTCTCTCTACTGGAGTCATTTCTCAGCCCCACAGTCCCAGAGGAATGCAGAATAGAAGAGTGGGAGTGTGGCCTGGAGTCAGCCTTCAATCAGAAATTCTTCCCAtgctgagcttcagtttccccagggAGGAATAGGCAGCTCTAGATCTTATAGGCAGCCAGAGATCAGATTAGGCAGACAATGATGAGTACCTGTTACTTCCCACAGGGGTCTCTGCCCTAGCAGAGCTTCCATTCTGGAAAGTATTGGGGCATGGTACACCATGGCTGCCCGCCCGGATTCTGGAGCCAGATGGCCCAGGTTCCAGTCCTGTCTCCTATCAGCCACTTATCTCCTGGGAAAACCTGAGTGAGACATAACCTTGCTGTTTCTCAATGTCTCCATCTGTACTGTGGGGATAGTAACAGTATTGATCTAGAATAATACCAGACACAGAGGGGTCTTTGCAGTTCCCAGATCTGATCTTCACCTCTGTGTGCTCTCTCCTGACACTGCATTTGTATATGCAAAGAtctccatcctccctcctctgtAGGGTAAACACCCACTTCCAAGAATTGGATAACACATCACCCCAAACATCCAGCCTTTCCCCCGAGTCCCGCGCGGGGTTAGGGATCCCCTTTGGTATCCACAAACCCCTTGTTCCTCTCTTGACCCAGCCCTGATCAGACAGGCTGAGGGACACTCCAGGTGCGTAGGGGGAGGGCAGGACAAGGTATGACTATCTCTGTCCCCAGCATCGCCTGGCACAGGGGAGCCCTTTGAATGAAGACTATTGTGTGGCATCATGCAGGGGACCCTGAGATGAGTCGGATCTCTGCTGCTTTTCCTCCCTGGCCTCCCCAAGGCTGGGTGAGGCACCTCCTCTAGTTTCCCATAGGGTCCGGGGCTTTCCACATCACTTTGGGTGCCACTGTCTGGTCTGAGAGACAATGTCTGTCTCCCTGGCAGGGCCTGGAGCTACCATACCAAGCACAGGGCCAGCTGTGGGCATGCCGAGAGAGTGGTCTGAAGGGAGTGGCGTGCTTGCAAGGACTGTTTATGCATCAGAACAGCACGCCTATATGTGGCATTCGGTGCTCATTCCTGACTCTGGTCTGCGTGGGAAACCTActctctcctccaggaagccccacCAGACTTCCCACGGGCCAGAGTTTGCCAGTGTCCTCTCCCTGGCTCTCTGCGGAGCGCTGGTAGTTTGCAAGGCCAGAGCCATGGACCAGGGGGCGCCTTTTAATGCTCATTAGAATAGATGCATTAAGGAATCCCAGGGAAGTAGAACAAGGGCAGGAGGCCTGGGATGATTCAGCAGGGGAGGAAGaaccagagaagaaagaagaaccaGCGGCCGCACGGGCTTGCAGGGCGATAAAGCCCAAGAGGCCGAGCAGCAGGCCCATTACCGCCTTCCCAGAACCACGTTTTTCCGCAGTAACCGGGTGACTCCAACGGGTCACCTCTCAAGCCCCGCCCCTCCTCCCACGTGAGGTTCGCCTCCTTTTCCCAGCAAGCCTGAGGGCCACGCCTTGGCGGTGAGGTGGGAGCTCAGACCCCTCTCCACCCCGGCCTCGCCCCGAGGTactctgggaaatgtagtccggTCACGCGCCCGCGGGTAGGAAAACCGCAATCGCGAAGCCTTAACGTTCAACTTGCGTTTGGATCTCTCGGACGAGAGTTTCTCAGAACAGGTGCATTTCCTTGGGTAGAtcataaccattttttaaaaagtgaaataaattcatatgaaatattaGTGTCATAGAAAATGGTAAGaagcttttcaaaatttaaacGTCGATGTGCTGAATTAACAATATAAAATTTCTTTGTGGCTAAACACTGGTCCAAACCaacttagtttctttcttttctacttattttcgggttctggttttttgtttgtttgttggttttgcttttgtttttgttttttgagacagagtctcactctgtcacccaggctggagtgcagtagtggcgcaatcatagctcacagcagcctcgacctcctaagctaaagcaatcctcccgcctcagtttcctgagtagccgggactacaagcatgcaccttaaaacaaaacaaaacaaaaaaaacagacaaaattttaatttggaaataagtTTAAACTTATAGATAACCTACACAAATATAAACACTGTAGGACAAACAAATACTCTACTCTGATTTGTTTATTAACAGTTTACCCCATTGCTTTGGCTTCATCattccatttatccatccatccacccacccacccacccatccatcccagCCCAATCATCAGGGACAAGCAAGACAGTCAGGTTTGTTGACGCACTGAAATGACAGCGATCACCCCTCAGAGCAGAAGCTGCAATCGAGTTATAGGAtttggaggaagagagaaattcGGATGAAATTTAAGTGAAACAATGTTTAGATAGGTTTAGAACAAGGTAGGAACGTGTATAAGTGAGTCAGCATCAGGCCTGGGCCGCGTGCAGtaagctcatgtctgtaattccaacactttgggaggccaagacaagaggattgcttgagcccacgggttcaagaccaacctgggtgacatagtgaaatcccagctctatggaaggaagggagggaggggagggaggggagggaggggagagaaggagaggggaggggagggggaggaggaggggagagggaaggagagcggaaggggaaggggaggggaggagaaaattatctgggtgtggtggtacatgcctgtagtcccagccacttgggaggatgaggtgggaggattgcttgaatccaggagtttgaggttgcagtgagctatgattgtatcactgtattccagtctgggtgacagaacgagatcctgtctcaaaaaaaaaaaaaggaaaaatcagattTGGACTGCAAAGTGGACCTAAGGTCTTGTTTCCCTGGAAACTACAATGTTAATATAAATGTGGCATGCTGTGCccagaaactttttatttaaaactctGCACCAGGGCTGGAAATGGAGGCTTCTTATCTTGGTCAAAGTGACAGATCTTCCAGGAAGGAAAGATTAGCCTGTTTCATTCTTACCGATAGACTTTCATACTGCAAAGTTTCCAACAGTCTATGATTTTAGAGAACAAAGTTTCTCAGTGAGTAAGATAGCAGTCGTCACTCATAAAGGGGGCTGTTAGAATACTTTTACTGCTGCAGCTTCCCCCTGGGTGAAATGTGTCCTGCTAACCTTACAGTTTTATCTGGGTCTATAGATGAAGGGCAGGCCAGATTTTTACAGTATTAGCTAGCTTtagctcatatatatatatatatatatatatatatataaaatttttcttttcttttcctgcctttctttttctttctttctctcccctgtctttctttctttcctttttcttttgtctttttttttttttttttttgagatggagtttcgccctgtTGTTTAGGCTGGAGTcccatggtgcaatcttggctcactgcaatctccgcttcctgagttcaaacaattctcctgcctcagcctcctgaatagctgggactacaggggcccgccaccatgccaggctaatttttgtatttttagtagagatggggtttcaccatgttggccaggctggtctcgaactcctgacttcaagtcatccacccgcctcagtcttccaaagtgctgagattacaggcatgagccactgggcccaggccatttttcttctttcttcttctcttcttttttttttttttttttggtttgagacagagtctcgctcctttgctttggagtgcggtggcgcaatcacagctcactgcagcttaaCTGCCTGGGCTTCAGCAGTGCCCCCCAagtgcagcctcccaagtagctaggaccacagacatgcactgccacacctggccaattttattattattattattttatagacaaggtctctcccaggctgttctgaaactcgtgggctcaagcg includes:
- the CLEC11A gene encoding C-type lectin domain family 11 member A, which produces MQAAWLLGALVVPQLLGFGHGARGAEREWEGGWGGAQEEEREREALMLKHLQEALGLPAGRGDENPAGTVEGKEDWEMEEDQGEEEEEEATPTPSSSPSPSPTPEDIVTYILGRLAGLDAGLHQLHVRLHALDTRVVELTQGLRQLRNAAGDTRDALQALQEAQGRAEREHGRLEGCLKGLRLGHKCFLLSRDFETQAAAQARCTARGGSLAQPADHQQMEALTRYLRAALAPYNWPVWLGVHDRRAEGLYLFENGQRVSFFAWHRAPRPELGAQPSASPHPLSPDQPNGGTLENCVAQASDDGSWWDHDCQRRLYYVCEFPF